In Streptomyces sp. NBC_01717, one DNA window encodes the following:
- a CDS encoding cobalt-precorrin-6A reductase, producing the protein MHVLVLGGTTEARRLAESLAGALPAGARVTSSLAGRVASPKLPPGEVRVGGFGGADGLAEWLRTHRVDALIDATHPFAGTISFHAASAAAAAHVPLLALRRPGWVPVDGDRWHPVGSLDEAAAALPALGRRVFLTTGRMGLAAFAGLDSLWFLMRSVDAPDGPRPARMEILLDRGPFTLDGERELIRRHRLDVLVTKDSGGDATAPKLAAAREAGIPVVVVRRPPVPEGVPVVGTPELAVDWLAGLRG; encoded by the coding sequence ATGCACGTACTCGTCCTCGGTGGCACGACGGAGGCCCGCCGCCTCGCCGAGAGCCTGGCGGGGGCGCTCCCGGCCGGGGCCCGGGTCACCAGTTCGCTCGCCGGCCGGGTGGCCAGTCCGAAGCTGCCGCCCGGCGAGGTGCGGGTCGGCGGGTTCGGCGGAGCCGACGGGCTCGCCGAGTGGCTGCGTACGCACCGGGTCGACGCGCTCATCGATGCCACCCATCCTTTCGCCGGAACGATCAGTTTCCATGCGGCGTCGGCCGCCGCCGCCGCCCATGTTCCCCTGCTCGCGCTGCGCCGGCCCGGCTGGGTGCCCGTCGACGGCGACCGCTGGCATCCGGTCGGATCCCTCGACGAGGCGGCTGCCGCCCTGCCCGCGCTGGGCCGTCGCGTCTTCCTGACCACGGGCCGGATGGGGCTCGCCGCCTTCGCCGGCCTCGACTCCCTGTGGTTCCTGATGCGGTCCGTGGACGCCCCCGACGGACCGCGCCCGGCGCGGATGGAGATCCTGCTGGACCGGGGGCCCTTCACGCTCGACGGCGAGCGCGAACTGATCCGCCGTCACCGCCTCGATGTCCTCGTCACGAAGGACAGCGGGGGCGACGCCACCGCACCGAAGCTGGCCGCCGCCCGGGAGGCCGGCATCCCGGTGGTGGTGGTCCGCAGGCCGCCGGTCCCGGAGGGCGTGCCCGTGGTCGGTACGCCGGAACTCGCCGTGGACTGGCTGGCCGGCCTGCGCGGCTGA
- the cobN gene encoding cobaltochelatase subunit CobN has translation MILLLSTSDTDLLSARAADGPVTYRYANPSRLPLDDLPALLDGTDLVVVRLLGGVRAWQEGLDQVLATDRPVVVLTGEQAPDAQLMAASTVPIGIAAEAHAYLAHGGPANLDQLARFLSDTVLLTGHGFEPPAPAPSWGPLERTARVTDGPTIAVLYYRAHHMSGNTAFIDTLCRAVEDAGARALPLYVASLRTPEPELIDELRAADAIVTTVLAAGGTRPAEASAGGDDESWDAGALTGLDVPILQALCLTGSRSDWEDNDEGVSPLDAASQIAVPEFDGRLITVPFSFKEIDEDGLPAYVADTERAARVAGIAVRHARLRHIPAADKRLALVLSAYPTKHSRIGNAVGLDTPASAVALLRRLRAEGYDFGPEADLPGLVSGDGDELIYALIEAGGHDQEWLTEEQLARNPVRIPAADYRRWYATLPEELRVAVEQHWGPPPGEMFVDRSRNPEGDIVLAALRRGNLLILIQPPRGFGENPIAIYHDPDLPPSHHYLAAYRWIAADRGDGGFGADAMIHLGKHGNLEWLPGKNAGLSAACGPDAALGDLPLVYPFLVNDPGEGTQAKRRVHATLIDHLVPPMARADSYGDIARLEQLLDEHAQIAAMDPAKLPAIRAQIWTLIQAAKLDHDLGLDDRPDDEGFDEFIMHLDGWLCEIKDAQIRDGLHVLGGAPAGPDRVNLVLAILRARQIWGGTASLPGLREALGLDESAATRTTADEAEEQARALVQAMEDADWNPSAVATVAAAHPQPVRDILDFAAREVVPRLAATTAELDHTVHALNGGFVPAGPSGSPLRGLVNVLPTGRNFYSVDPKAVPSRLAWETGQALADSLLERYRTDNGEWPTSVGLSLWGTSAMRTSGDDVAEALALLGIRPVWDDASRRVTGLEPIDLADLGRPRIDVTLRISGFFRDAFPHTIGLLDDAVRLAASLDEPADHNHIRAHAQADLAEHGDERRATTRIFGSRPGTYGAGLLQLIDSRDWRTDADLAEVYTVWGGYAYGRELDGRPARDEMETAYKRIAVAAKNTDTREHDIADSDDYFQYHGGMVATVRALRGTAPEAYIGDSTRPETVRTRTLVEETSRVFRARVVNPKWIEAMRRHGYKGAFELAATVDYLFGYDATTGVVADWMYDKLTETYVLDPTNREFLQQANPWALHGIAERLLEAESRGMWSKPDPTVLEALRQVFLETEGDLEGED, from the coding sequence ATGATCCTGCTCCTGTCGACGTCCGACACCGACCTGCTCAGCGCCCGCGCCGCGGACGGTCCGGTGACCTACCGCTACGCCAATCCCTCGCGCCTGCCGCTCGACGACCTCCCGGCTCTCCTCGACGGCACCGACCTCGTCGTCGTACGCCTCCTCGGCGGTGTCCGTGCCTGGCAGGAGGGGCTCGACCAAGTCCTCGCCACCGACAGGCCGGTTGTCGTCCTCACCGGTGAACAGGCACCCGACGCCCAGTTGATGGCCGCCTCCACCGTGCCGATCGGGATCGCCGCCGAGGCCCACGCCTACCTGGCGCACGGCGGCCCGGCCAACCTGGACCAGCTGGCCCGGTTCCTCTCCGACACGGTCCTGCTGACCGGCCACGGCTTCGAACCCCCGGCGCCCGCCCCCTCCTGGGGCCCTCTGGAGCGCACCGCGCGCGTCACCGACGGTCCGACCATCGCGGTGCTCTACTACCGCGCCCACCACATGAGCGGGAACACCGCGTTCATCGACACGCTCTGCCGGGCGGTCGAGGACGCGGGCGCCCGCGCCCTCCCCCTGTACGTCGCCTCGCTGCGCACCCCGGAACCCGAGCTCATCGACGAACTGCGCGCCGCTGACGCCATCGTCACCACCGTCCTCGCCGCGGGCGGCACCCGGCCCGCCGAGGCGTCCGCCGGCGGCGACGACGAGTCCTGGGACGCGGGCGCGCTCACCGGCCTCGATGTGCCGATCCTGCAGGCGCTCTGCCTGACCGGCTCGCGCAGCGACTGGGAGGACAACGACGAGGGCGTCTCCCCGCTCGACGCGGCCAGCCAGATCGCGGTCCCCGAGTTCGACGGCCGGTTGATCACCGTCCCGTTCTCGTTCAAGGAGATCGACGAGGACGGCCTGCCCGCATACGTCGCGGACACCGAGCGCGCAGCCCGGGTCGCCGGAATCGCCGTACGCCACGCACGGCTGCGCCACATCCCGGCCGCGGACAAGCGCCTGGCGCTCGTCCTCTCCGCGTACCCGACGAAGCACTCGCGTATCGGCAACGCGGTCGGCCTAGACACCCCGGCCAGCGCGGTCGCCCTGCTGCGCCGGCTGCGCGCCGAGGGTTACGACTTCGGTCCCGAGGCCGACCTCCCCGGCCTGGTCTCCGGGGACGGCGACGAGCTGATCTACGCCCTGATCGAGGCCGGCGGCCACGACCAGGAGTGGCTGACCGAGGAGCAGTTGGCCCGCAACCCGGTCCGGATCCCGGCCGCCGACTACCGGCGTTGGTACGCCACACTGCCGGAAGAACTCCGCGTCGCCGTCGAGCAGCACTGGGGCCCGCCCCCCGGCGAGATGTTCGTGGACCGCTCCCGCAACCCCGAGGGCGACATCGTGCTCGCCGCCCTGCGCCGCGGGAACCTCCTGATCCTCATCCAGCCGCCGCGCGGCTTCGGCGAGAACCCGATCGCGATCTACCACGACCCCGATCTGCCGCCCTCGCACCACTACTTGGCCGCATACCGCTGGATCGCGGCCGACCGGGGCGACGGCGGCTTCGGCGCCGACGCGATGATCCACCTCGGCAAGCACGGCAACCTGGAGTGGCTGCCCGGCAAGAACGCGGGCCTGTCCGCCGCCTGCGGCCCGGACGCGGCACTGGGCGATCTCCCGCTCGTCTACCCGTTCCTGGTGAACGACCCGGGCGAGGGTACGCAGGCCAAGCGCCGCGTCCACGCCACCCTGATCGACCACCTCGTACCGCCGATGGCACGCGCGGACAGCTACGGCGACATCGCACGCCTGGAGCAGCTCCTCGACGAGCACGCCCAGATCGCCGCGATGGACCCGGCGAAGCTGCCCGCGATCCGCGCCCAGATCTGGACCCTGATCCAGGCCGCGAAGCTCGACCACGACCTGGGGCTCGACGACCGCCCGGACGACGAGGGCTTCGACGAATTCATCATGCATCTGGACGGCTGGCTCTGCGAGATCAAGGACGCCCAGATCCGCGACGGGCTGCACGTCCTGGGCGGCGCACCGGCCGGCCCGGACCGGGTCAACCTGGTCCTCGCGATCCTGCGCGCCCGCCAGATCTGGGGCGGTACGGCGTCGCTGCCGGGCCTGCGCGAGGCACTGGGCCTCGACGAGTCCGCCGCCACCCGCACCACGGCGGACGAGGCCGAGGAGCAGGCTCGCGCCCTGGTCCAGGCGATGGAGGACGCGGACTGGAACCCGTCGGCGGTCGCGACCGTGGCGGCGGCCCACCCTCAACCGGTCCGGGACATCCTCGACTTCGCCGCCCGCGAGGTGGTCCCCCGCCTCGCCGCCACCACGGCGGAACTGGACCACACCGTCCACGCCCTGAACGGCGGCTTCGTCCCCGCGGGCCCGTCCGGCTCCCCGCTGCGCGGCCTGGTCAACGTCCTGCCGACCGGTCGCAACTTCTACTCCGTGGACCCGAAGGCGGTCCCGTCCCGGCTCGCCTGGGAGACCGGCCAGGCCCTGGCCGACTCGCTCCTGGAGCGCTACCGCACCGACAACGGCGAATGGCCCACCTCGGTCGGCCTGTCCCTGTGGGGCACCAGCGCGATGCGTACGTCGGGCGACGACGTCGCCGAGGCACTGGCGCTGCTCGGCATCCGACCGGTCTGGGACGACGCCTCACGCCGCGTCACCGGCCTGGAGCCGATCGACCTCGCCGACCTGGGCCGCCCGCGCATCGACGTGACCCTGCGCATCTCCGGCTTCTTCCGCGACGCGTTCCCGCACACCATCGGGCTGCTCGACGACGCGGTACGCCTCGCCGCATCCCTCGACGAACCCGCCGACCACAACCACATCCGCGCCCACGCCCAGGCCGACCTCGCCGAACACGGCGACGAACGCCGCGCCACCACCCGTATCTTCGGCTCCCGCCCCGGTACGTACGGAGCGGGCCTCCTCCAGCTCATCGACAGCCGCGACTGGCGCACCGACGCCGACCTCGCCGAGGTCTACACGGTCTGGGGCGGCTACGCCTACGGCCGCGAACTCGACGGCCGGCCCGCCCGCGACGAGATGGAGACGGCCTACAAGCGGATCGCCGTGGCCGCCAAGAACACGGACACCCGCGAGCACGACATCGCGGACTCGGACGACTACTTCCAGTACCACGGCGGCATGGTGGCCACCGTCCGCGCCCTGCGCGGTACGGCCCCCGAGGCGTACATCGGCGACTCCACCCGCCCGGAGACGGTCCGCACCCGCACCCTGGTCGAGGAGACGTCCCGGGTCTTCCGCGCACGCGTGGTCAACCCCAAGTGGATCGAGGCGATGCGCCGCCACGGCTACAAGGGCGCCTTCGAACTGGCCGCGACGGTCGACTACCTCTTCGGCTACGACGCGACAACGGGCGTGGTCGCCGACTGGATGTACGACAAGCTCACCGAGACGTACGTCCTGGACCCGACCAACCGCGAGTTCCTCCAGCAGGCCAACCCCTGGGCCCTCCACGGCATCGCGGAACGCCTCCTGGAAGCCGAGTCCCGCGGCATGTGGTCCAAGCCCGACCCGACGGTCCTGGAGGCGCTGCGCCAGGTGTTCCTGGAGACGGAGGGGGACCTGGAGGGCGAGGACTGA
- a CDS encoding cobalamin biosynthesis protein CobG, which translates to MLAAMSTSPTPPSAQGEPPTRDRGDACPGSLRLHRADDGALARVRIPGGVLSIRQADVLLEAARELGDGELHLTSRGNVQLRGLGQECGGRLAELLGGAGLLPSRRHERIRNVVASPLSGLDGRGRSDVRPWLTELDGLLCGSDKAAGLSGRFLFALDDGRGDVDALGADVTLLGRSDGSALLRTGTAGAVLRVSGADAPRAALIAAETFVDVARETGAWRVSELPLPSEELLATVGTALRADGVDAARHVEHVPPPTATQEPEYGLVGTSGPAALCVGVPFGRVTGAQWESLTRAGGEMRLTPWRSVVVTGVARDRAAARLAEWGAAGLVAGPDSAWTGVAACIGRPGCAKSLADVRRDAEATVTAGEPGIARLPVYWSGCERRCGHPKGSWVDVVAVPGGHQVSRVRGDVRGAPATVHGNPSDLAAAVTAARSTCS; encoded by the coding sequence ATGCTCGCCGCCATGTCCACTTCGCCCACTCCGCCGTCGGCCCAGGGGGAGCCCCCGACCCGGGACCGTGGCGATGCCTGCCCGGGGTCGCTGCGGCTGCACCGGGCGGACGACGGCGCGCTGGCGCGGGTACGGATCCCCGGTGGTGTGCTGAGCATCCGGCAGGCGGACGTGCTCCTGGAGGCCGCACGGGAGTTGGGCGACGGTGAGCTGCATCTCACTTCGCGGGGCAATGTCCAGCTGCGCGGGCTCGGCCAGGAGTGCGGCGGACGGCTCGCCGAACTCCTCGGCGGGGCAGGGCTGCTGCCGTCCCGGCGCCATGAGCGGATACGTAACGTGGTGGCCTCCCCGCTCTCCGGGCTGGACGGCCGGGGCCGGTCGGACGTCCGGCCGTGGCTGACCGAGCTGGACGGACTGTTGTGCGGAAGTGACAAAGCGGCCGGGTTGTCCGGCCGCTTTCTGTTCGCGCTCGACGACGGCCGCGGTGACGTGGACGCCCTGGGTGCGGATGTGACGTTGCTGGGGCGGAGCGACGGCAGTGCGCTGCTGCGGACCGGGACCGCGGGGGCGGTTCTGAGGGTCTCCGGGGCGGATGCGCCCCGTGCCGCGCTCATTGCCGCCGAGACGTTCGTGGACGTGGCGCGGGAGACGGGCGCCTGGCGGGTGAGCGAACTGCCGCTCCCTTCCGAGGAATTGCTGGCGACAGTGGGAACGGCGTTGCGTGCGGACGGCGTTGACGCGGCCCGTCACGTGGAGCACGTACCGCCGCCGACGGCGACACAGGAGCCCGAGTACGGACTCGTCGGCACCTCCGGCCCGGCCGCGCTCTGTGTGGGTGTGCCGTTCGGACGCGTCACCGGTGCGCAGTGGGAGAGCCTGACCCGCGCGGGCGGTGAGATGCGGCTGACCCCCTGGCGGAGCGTCGTCGTGACAGGTGTGGCGCGCGACCGGGCGGCGGCTCGGCTGGCCGAGTGGGGCGCGGCCGGACTGGTGGCCGGGCCCGACTCCGCGTGGACCGGCGTCGCGGCCTGCATCGGCCGGCCGGGCTGTGCGAAGTCCCTGGCCGATGTACGGCGGGACGCCGAGGCCACGGTGACGGCGGGGGAGCCGGGCATCGCGCGACTCCCGGTGTACTGGTCGGGCTGTGAACGCCGGTGCGGCCACCCCAAGGGCAGCTGGGTCGACGTCGTCGCCGTCCCCGGCGGGCACCAGGTGTCCCGGGTGCGCGGAGACGTGCGGGGCGCCCCGGCGACGGTCCACGGCAACCCGTCCGACCTGGCCGCCGCGGTGACGGCAGCCCGCAGTACCTGTAGCTGA
- the cobJ gene encoding precorrin-3B C(17)-methyltransferase: MSEQNTGRLYGVGLGPGDPALMTVRAVQIIAEADVIAYHSARHGRSIARSIGGYRGAMEEFYGEAAARLAVHLDAGRTVAVLAEGDPMFYGSYMHMHKRLADRYPTEVIPGVTSVSAAAARLGTPLAEGEEVLTILPGTLPEEELTARLAATDAAVVMKLGRTFPAVRRAFEASGRLDEAHYVERATMAGERTGDLADTDPDSVPYFAVAVLPSRIDASRPEASADAAGTGEVVVVGTGPAGPLWLTPETRGALAAADDLVGYTTYLDRVPVRPGQARHGSDNKVESERAEFALDLARRGRRVAVVSGGDPGIFAMATAVLEVASQDAYAKVPVRVLPGVTAANAVAARAGAPLGHDYATISLSDRLKPWEVIATRLRAAAAADLVLALYNPGSRTRTEQVGKARDLLLELRSPETPVVVGRDVGGPSESVRIVTLAELEPAEVDMRTILLVGSSQTRSVRRGDGRQIVWTPRRYPEV, encoded by the coding sequence GTGAGCGAACAGAACACGGGCCGGCTGTACGGGGTGGGACTCGGGCCCGGCGATCCGGCACTGATGACCGTACGCGCGGTGCAGATCATCGCCGAGGCCGACGTCATCGCCTATCACAGCGCCCGCCACGGGCGGTCCATCGCACGCTCCATCGGGGGCTACCGGGGTGCGATGGAGGAGTTCTACGGCGAGGCCGCGGCCCGGCTGGCGGTGCACCTGGACGCCGGACGGACGGTGGCGGTGCTCGCCGAGGGCGACCCGATGTTCTACGGCTCCTACATGCACATGCACAAGCGGCTCGCCGACCGCTATCCCACCGAGGTGATCCCCGGCGTCACTTCGGTCAGCGCGGCCGCCGCCCGGCTCGGCACCCCGCTCGCCGAGGGCGAAGAAGTGCTGACGATCCTGCCCGGCACCCTGCCGGAGGAGGAGCTGACGGCCAGGCTGGCCGCCACCGACGCCGCCGTGGTGATGAAGCTGGGGCGTACGTTCCCCGCGGTGCGCCGCGCCTTCGAGGCGTCGGGGCGGCTGGACGAGGCGCACTACGTGGAGCGCGCCACGATGGCCGGGGAGCGTACCGGCGATCTGGCGGACACCGACCCGGACTCCGTGCCGTACTTCGCCGTCGCGGTGCTGCCCAGCCGGATCGACGCATCTCGCCCGGAAGCGAGTGCGGACGCGGCCGGCACCGGTGAGGTCGTGGTCGTGGGTACCGGTCCCGCCGGACCGCTGTGGCTGACCCCGGAGACCCGCGGGGCGCTGGCCGCCGCCGACGACCTCGTCGGCTACACCACGTATCTGGACCGCGTCCCTGTCCGCCCCGGGCAGGCCCGTCACGGCTCGGACAACAAGGTGGAGTCGGAGCGCGCCGAGTTCGCCCTCGACCTGGCCCGACGCGGCCGCCGCGTGGCCGTGGTGTCGGGCGGCGACCCGGGGATCTTCGCGATGGCGACCGCCGTGCTGGAGGTGGCCTCGCAGGACGCGTACGCGAAGGTGCCCGTGCGGGTGCTGCCCGGCGTGACCGCGGCCAACGCCGTCGCCGCCCGTGCGGGCGCGCCGCTCGGCCACGACTACGCCACGATCTCGCTCTCCGACCGGCTCAAGCCGTGGGAGGTGATCGCCACCCGGCTGCGCGCGGCCGCGGCGGCGGATCTGGTGCTGGCGCTGTACAACCCGGGTTCGCGGACCCGCACCGAGCAGGTCGGCAAGGCCCGTGACCTGCTGCTGGAGCTCCGTTCGCCGGAGACTCCTGTGGTGGTGGGCCGGGATGTCGGCGGGCCCTCGGAGAGCGTACGGATCGTCACCCTGGCCGAGCTGGAACCGGCCGAGGTCGACATGCGGACGATTCTGCTGGTCGGTTCCTCGCAGACGCGGTCGGTGCGGCGGGGGGACGGCCGGCAGATCGTGTGGACGCCGCGGCGGTACCCGGAGGTCTGA
- a CDS encoding precorrin-8X methylmutase — translation MFQYEKDGPAIYRQSFATIRAEADLAGLPADVSQVAVRMIHACGMVDLVRDIDFTPGVVAGARRALRSGAPILCDVAMVASGVTRKRLPADNEVICTLSDPSVPDLAAKLGTTRSAAAMELWRDRMEGAVVAVGNAPTALFRLLEMIEEGAPRPAAVIGVPVGFVGAAESKDALADHPSGLEHLVVRGRRGGSAIAAAALNAIASEEE, via the coding sequence GTGTTCCAGTACGAGAAGGACGGACCGGCGATCTACCGCCAGTCCTTCGCCACCATCCGCGCCGAGGCGGATCTCGCGGGCCTGCCCGCCGACGTCAGCCAGGTCGCGGTCCGCATGATCCACGCCTGCGGCATGGTCGACCTCGTACGCGACATCGACTTCACCCCGGGCGTGGTGGCCGGCGCCCGCCGGGCGCTGCGGTCCGGCGCGCCGATCCTGTGCGACGTGGCCATGGTCGCCAGCGGTGTCACCCGCAAGCGGCTGCCCGCCGACAACGAGGTCATCTGCACCCTGTCGGACCCCTCGGTCCCCGATCTCGCCGCGAAGCTGGGCACGACCCGCAGCGCCGCCGCGATGGAGCTGTGGCGGGACCGCATGGAAGGGGCGGTGGTGGCCGTGGGCAACGCGCCGACCGCGCTGTTCCGGCTGCTCGAGATGATCGAGGAGGGTGCTCCCCGCCCGGCCGCAGTCATCGGTGTGCCCGTCGGCTTCGTCGGAGCCGCTGAGTCCAAGGACGCCCTGGCCGACCATCCGTCCGGTCTGGAACACCTGGTCGTACGGGGCCGTCGCGGCGGCAGTGCCATAGCCGCGGCCGCGCTCAACGCGATCGCCAGCGAGGAAGAGTAA
- the cobM gene encoding precorrin-4 C(11)-methyltransferase, protein MTVYFIGAGPGAADLITVRGARTLAACQVCLYAGSLVPRELLAECPPDALLVDTAQLNLDEITDELVRAHEDGHDVARLHSGDPSVFSAVAEQMRRLDAAGVPYEVVPGVPAFAAAAAALKRELTVPTVGQTVILTRIAHRATAMPDGEDLATLGRSGALIVLHLAARYVDRVVEELLPHYGADCPAAVVAMASRPDELILRGSLSDIAEQVKAAGVIRTAVIMVGRTLGAEQFRDSHLYSAERDRHVC, encoded by the coding sequence ATGACCGTGTACTTCATCGGCGCCGGGCCCGGCGCCGCCGACCTGATCACGGTGCGCGGTGCCCGGACGCTCGCCGCCTGCCAGGTCTGTCTGTACGCGGGCAGCCTGGTCCCCCGCGAACTGCTCGCCGAATGCCCCCCGGACGCCCTGCTCGTCGACACCGCGCAGCTCAACCTCGACGAGATCACGGACGAGTTGGTACGCGCCCACGAGGACGGGCACGACGTGGCCCGGCTGCACTCCGGCGACCCGTCGGTCTTCAGCGCGGTCGCCGAGCAGATGCGGCGTCTCGACGCGGCAGGTGTGCCGTACGAAGTGGTGCCCGGCGTCCCGGCGTTCGCGGCGGCCGCCGCCGCGCTGAAGCGGGAGCTGACCGTGCCGACCGTCGGCCAGACCGTCATCCTCACCCGGATCGCCCACCGCGCCACAGCCATGCCGGACGGCGAGGACCTGGCGACGCTCGGGCGCAGCGGTGCGCTGATCGTGCTGCACCTGGCCGCCCGGTACGTGGACCGGGTGGTCGAGGAGCTGCTGCCGCACTACGGGGCCGACTGCCCGGCCGCCGTGGTGGCCATGGCGTCCCGCCCGGACGAGCTGATCCTGCGCGGTTCGCTGAGCGACATCGCCGAGCAGGTGAAGGCCGCCGGAGTGATCCGTACCGCCGTCATCATGGTCGGCCGCACGCTGGGCGCCGAGCAGTTCCGCGACAGCCACCTGTACTCGGCGGAGCGCGACCGGCACGTCTGCTGA
- a CDS encoding cobalt-precorrin-5B (C(1))-methyltransferase, which translates to MSEAKGGRSAQLKHTGLRPGWTTGACATAATTAAYTALLTGDFPDPVSITLPKGQTPAFALAVEELDGERATVGVVKDAGDDPDVTHGALVRATVRRLPPGSGVVFRAGPGVGTVTRPGLPLDVGEPAINPMPRQMMRDHIARVAADHGATGDVEITVSVDHGEEIARSTWNPRLGILGGLSILGTTGVVVPYSCSAWIDSIRRGVDVARAAGHTHVAGCTGSTSEKTVVAEYGLPEIALLDMGDFAGAVLKYVRRHPVDRLTVCGGFAKLSKLAAGHLDLHSARSQVDKGFLAELARQGGADAALAAEVADANTGLAALQLCAAAGVPLGDLVAVAARDQALSVLRGAPVAVDVICIDRAGTVVGRSGVH; encoded by the coding sequence ATGAGTGAGGCGAAGGGCGGGCGCAGCGCCCAACTCAAACACACCGGCCTGCGGCCCGGCTGGACGACCGGTGCCTGTGCGACCGCGGCCACGACCGCGGCGTACACGGCCCTGCTGACCGGCGACTTCCCCGACCCGGTGTCCATCACCCTGCCGAAGGGCCAGACCCCCGCGTTCGCGCTGGCGGTCGAGGAACTCGACGGGGAGCGGGCGACGGTCGGCGTGGTCAAGGACGCGGGGGACGACCCGGACGTGACGCACGGCGCGCTGGTGCGGGCCACCGTGCGCCGCCTGCCGCCCGGTTCGGGTGTGGTGTTCCGGGCCGGTCCGGGGGTGGGCACGGTGACCCGCCCCGGTCTGCCGCTCGACGTCGGCGAGCCCGCGATCAACCCGATGCCGCGGCAGATGATGCGCGACCACATCGCGCGCGTTGCTGCGGACCACGGGGCCACAGGCGACGTCGAGATCACCGTGTCCGTCGATCACGGTGAGGAGATCGCCCGTTCCACGTGGAACCCGCGCCTGGGCATCCTGGGCGGTCTGTCGATCCTCGGCACGACCGGGGTCGTCGTCCCGTACTCCTGCTCGGCGTGGATCGACTCGATCCGCCGCGGCGTGGACGTGGCCCGCGCGGCGGGGCACACGCATGTGGCGGGGTGCACGGGGTCGACCTCGGAGAAGACCGTCGTCGCCGAGTACGGCCTGCCGGAGATCGCGCTGCTCGACATGGGGGACTTCGCGGGAGCGGTGCTCAAGTACGTACGCAGGCATCCGGTGGACCGGCTGACGGTCTGCGGCGGGTTCGCGAAGCTGTCGAAGCTCGCTGCCGGCCATCTCGATCTGCACTCGGCCCGCTCCCAGGTCGACAAGGGGTTCCTGGCCGAACTCGCCCGGCAGGGCGGCGCGGACGCGGCCCTGGCCGCCGAAGTGGCGGACGCCAACACGGGCCTGGCCGCCCTCCAGCTGTGCGCGGCGGCCGGGGTCCCGCTGGGTGACCTGGTCGCGGTGGCCGCGCGCGACCAGGCGCTGTCGGTGCTGCGCGGGGCGCCGGTGGCCGTGGACGTCATATGCATCGACCGGGCGGGCACGGTCGTCGGCCGCAGCGGAGTCCACTGA